A DNA window from Arachis hypogaea cultivar Tifrunner chromosome 18, arahy.Tifrunner.gnm2.J5K5, whole genome shotgun sequence contains the following coding sequences:
- the LOC112771499 gene encoding probable GTP diphosphokinase CRSH, chloroplastic, with protein sequence MELLRLHLHPARDVPVHSCLSNSTSASSLLPTYHLLSLRRRRLPRPAACSADVDAALPLPSIAVPEHAGGKMVVELIGAFNELTERMNVLSTSSSRVLFKSLKLSIPILQNCPLSPDGRSPLSKALSVAFVLADLQMDAEVISAGILREVFEAGEVTIHEIRNQIGTGTAHLLHESLRLKNIPYRVDVLDDDNAAALRKFCLIYYDIRALILDLALKLDMMRHLDYLPRYKQQILSLEVMKIYAPLAHAVGTNHLSLELEDLSFQYLFPYSYLYVDTWLQSHETGGRSIIDIYREELFQALKADTLLTALVDDISVEGRYKSRYSTMKKLLKDGRKPEDVNDVLGLRVILNPKPGAGYSASEAGERACYRAHQIIQSMWKEIPHRTKDYIASPKPNGYKSLHMAVDASDNGRTRPLMEIQIRTTQMDRLAVGGTASHSLYKAGLTDPVEARRLKTIMLAAAELAALRLKDLPNTNHKGIEIDQRDRVFRLLDKNGDGKISIEELTEVIEELGAPGEDAREMMHLLDSNSDGSLSSDEFHMFQKQVELVRCLEARDDQYKKLLNDKLHMADDSGLIQVYSKEFGNRLAS encoded by the exons ATGGAGCTACTGCGGTTGCACCTGCACCCTGCTCGTGATGTCCCCGTTCACTCTTGTCTCTCCAACTCCACCTCCGCCTCCTCTCTTCTCCCCACCTACCACCTACTCTCCCTCCGCCGCCGCCGTTTGCCGCGTCCGGCGGCATGCTCGGCCGACGTTGACGCCGCCCTGCCTCTTCCGTCGATAGCGGTGCCGGAGCACGCCGGCGGGAAGATGGTGGTGGAACTCATCGGAGCATTCAACGAGCTGACGGAAAGGATGAACGTGCTGTCAACGAGCTCATCTCGTGTGCTGTTCAAGTCCCTGAAACTCTCCATTCCAATCTTGCAAAATTGCCCTCTTTCCCCTGATGGCCGTTCCCCTCTCTCCAAAGCCTTATCCGTTGCCTTCGTCCTCGCCGATCTCCAG ATGGATGCTGAGGTTATCTCTGCCGGGATTTTGAGAGAGGTCTTCGAGGCGGGTGAAGTGACTATACATGAAATCCGCAACCAAATCGGTACTGGCACTGCGCACCTGCTGCATGAGAGTTTGCGTTTGAAGAACATCCCATACAGAGTTGATGTTCTGGATGATGATAATGCTGCTGCGTTGAGGAAGTTCTGCTTGATTTACTATGACATTAGGGCCCTGATTTTGGACTTGGCTCTGAAGCTTGACATGATGAGGCATCTCGATTATCTACCAAGATATAAGCAGCAGATCCTTTCTCTGGAGGTTATGAAAATATATGCTCCTCTTGCTCATGCTGTGGGAACTAATCACTTATCACTTGAGTTGGAAGATCTCTCATTTCAGTACCTATTTCCTTATTCTTATCTGTATGTTGATACCTGGTTGCAAAGTCATGAAACAGGGGGTAGATCAATTATTGATATATATAGGGAAGAGCTATTCCAAGCGCTAAAAGCCGATACCTTGCTCACAGCCCTGGTTGATGATATATCAGTTGAAGGTCGGTATAAAAGTCGTTACAGTACGATGAAGAAGCTCTTGAAGGATGGTCGAAAGCCAGAAGATGTAAATGACGTGCTTGGCCTGCGAGTGATATTAAATCCAAAGCCTGGAGCTGGATATAGTGCATCGGAAGCTGGTGAGAGGGCATGCTACAGAGCTCATCAAATCATCCAATCTATGTGGAAAGAAATTCCTCATCGGACAAAAGATTATATTGCCAGCCCCAAACCAAATGGATATAAAAGCTTACATATGGCGGTAGATGCAAGTGACAATGGTAGGACCAGACCATTGATGGAAATACAGATCAGAACAACTCAGATGGACAGGTTAGCTGTTGGCGGAACGGCATCACATTCATTATATAAGGCAGGCCTTACTGATCCGGTGGAG GCAAGGCGTCTGAAGACAATCATGCTAGCTGCAGCTGAGCTGGCAGCTCTGCGACTTAAAGATCTTCCAAACACAAACCATAAGGGGATTGAGATTGACCAGAGGGATAGAGTGTTTCGGCTTCTTGATAAGAATGGAGATGGTAAAATTAGCATAGAGGAACTTACAGAGGTAATAGAAGAGCTCGGTGCACCAGGAGAAGATGCCCGAGAGATGATGCATCTCCTTGATTCAAACAGTGATGGCTCCCTGAGCTCTGATGAATTCCATATGTTCCAAAAGCAG GTTGAGTTGGTGCGTTGTTTAGAGGCTAGAGATGATCAATACAAGAAATTGTTGAATGATAAGCTTCATATGGCAGATGACAGTGGTTTGATTCAGGTATATAGTAAGGAGTTTGGAAACAGGCTTGCCAGTTAG